The region ACTCAaaaacatatataaacatgaacaATGAAATGCCAGCATAAATACataatacagattttacaatGCACAATCCAGATCAAGGCACAACCATCATTAACTTGTACCAATAGTGCACGGTTCGTGTTGGTCCATTACAGGGCCACCCAAATTTCTGGACAGGTTACTTAGGTTCTAGCAAAGTCTAAAACAGTATATAAAGTCCAATACACTCTTTACCATTCTATTCAAACACATATACAAATGCACATTTTAGCCATGGATCAagtttcaattatttatttatctgcAGATCATGCATTTATGTGTTCAGATTAGCTAGAATAGGCAACGACCAACATTCTGAAGTACATGTAGAACCTCTATAATTAAGATAGTTAAGTGGAACTTAAAATTTATTATACAGATCAGAAATTTGATAGATACCTGGAAGAGGGAAGATTGTCAACAAATTAAACGTCAGAAAGGGTGTGTTTGACTATATGATCAACCCTAGGAAGCTGGGATTCATGTGTCAAATACTCGGACACTCCGATCCCCGTATTAAGTACAGAGATACTTGCACAATCATGaatcaaataattttttcaaatgtcCTCGAAATTGGTCTGAAGTAGCTATTACACAGAACCGGAGTATTGACATTAATTATCCTAAAGCAAATTGTTTTAAAGTACCTAAGATAGATTAAAGATGCAAGAAGGAGTACAATCTACATGACACATTATTGCATCAATTTAAATGATGAAGCTTTACCCCAGTTCTTTGTTGGTTTAAACCACAACTGGTTGCAATGCACGAGTACCGATTCTCCTGTGTGATTTCTTCAGCTTCTGTTAATTGAATAGCAGAAACAACTTAAACTTAATTACTAATCACGAAATCGAAAATGTATGTGTTAGGTGTATGAATGTGTGGCGAGTATAAACTTACTTGCAAAGCCATTGCTGGCCTTGCAGCATCCATAAAAGTATTTGGACCACGATCTCCAAATATCACCTTTATCAGTTATTGCATCGCCGGCATAATCCTTAATAACATTAATAAACAAAGATACAATCAAACCTCATTTCACGACATTTGACATTTATAGAGTGAAAGGACCACAAAAAAACAATTGTATCAAAATATATCCTCAGTAACAATAACTTGGCATAGGGTCTCATTCATAACTTACACTTATTAGTAAGAATTCCTAAATTGGTATTCTAATTAGTTTGGATGACAGAAACGTACACACCATTCTGATAAAGGATGTTAACCATTCCATTTCCTTGTCAGTGCTCCTTGAATTGACTATTCGGAATAACATTGACATGCTTCATTTCTTACCTGCAATCACAGGCATAGACAGATGTGCAGAGATTAAATATCACTAACAAAAATCCCTCAGATTTACAAATTTTAATAACAATATATGCATCATTAACCCCTGAATTTCTTTTTTTTCTAAATATATACATTCTCTAAATATAATATAGCCTTTGTTTGTTCCAActgaaatataaaaatataaaaaaatcagGCATTTCCCTCAATTCTAAGTTCGTATAAAAACTAAGTTATATCTAAGCTCCTTGCAGAATAATGATGACCATTAGCACTATTAGGCTTCACCGTAGATGCCAGCACTACTATAAAGATAAATGAAATGATGTCATGGAATAATAAAAGAGAGAAAATGCTATCAAGGCGAAATATGAAAATGTAAAACTTAGGTATGACACTGTAGTAAACTTAAATAAACATGAAAATGTACAAGCCTCTGTCAAAGCGACAAATATATCTCAATTGGTATATATAGACTATAGCATGTATTACtatgattttcagaattataaaAACATACATTTACCAATATTGGTTGTCCATGCTTTAAACTACTACTAGTATGTACTTACATCATGTTTAGAGCTTTCGAGAGTATCTTGTTCTCTGATAGAGACTACAAGGCTACCAAAATCGCACCAGCTTTCAACTTCCCAGTATTTAAGCTACAAATATAAACTAGACTATACtttgaaattaaaaaaaatgatcTTTGAGATTTCTTAGTGGGGTTCCCAAATTGGAAAGAATTATGGTAAACACATATTATACTTATATAAATGATGAGTAAAACTTGCTATTTTTGTGACAGGACTGGAAAATCAGAGAAGATCTTCACTTAAATTATAGGTAAATTTTAGAGGGTGTTTTTTTATCAGAAGGTCCTCCCCTCTTCAAGTATTACTCAACCACACCTTTGCCACCCTCTTGGGGCGTCAAATTTCCAAAATCTTAAAATACAAGACTTTTGATCATTTCTTTGCAGAAACTATTACCCTCTCTTGTGCTTTTTTTAAAACtctaaagaagatagagaaaCGACCGACACCAATAACATCTATagattatcaatcaaactcaacATTAACCAAATAAATTTACTAAAATTTTGAAACTTATATTCTGATTTTTCCAAAGAAGATAAGAAAAACCAGGGTGACTGACCACATTGATCAAGGCCCGACCAAATTTAGATTATCTCTCAATTGCAAACTCTTACAAAGTAAATAAGTCGTTATGGTAAATATAAATTATACTTACGTGTGAAACCTCTAATTTTCAATCATATCTTTTCACATCTAGAAAAATTGATATGAATAACATGACTAATTCCAAGTATCATGGAATCCAGGAAGACACAGTGACTATAATCAGAAAAATGGTCAGGATTAGCTCTCTGTTCTGGGATAAGATCAATTCTATAAATATAAGGATGTGCATATTACCGCAACTAAGATAATATAGTTATGCCAGGTATATAAGTTGGGTTGCTCATATCAGCATCAAGCACCTTCATTTGGTCTAATTATGAAAAACTAAATTAAACACAAAAGATAAACCTCTAACTAAGTATGCCTGATTCAGTAATAAAACAGTGCAAACAAGTATAGAATAACCCCTAATTAAAACCTCTAAAATTAAAAATCCATCAAGTTAAAAAACCTAATCAAAAACCCTAAATTAGAAAACCCATAATTTGAATACTCACGAATTGATATGAATGTGATACGAAGGCAGGATACTCACAAATCGTATAAAATTAACATGACGGTCAGGATTGGCTCTATGAAATTCGTTTGATTAATTTGTTCGAATCAAAGGCAGAGCTATTGATAAAGACCCATACACCATACCTCAGAGAATATCCAGAAAAAACTTTCCGATGGAGGTTCAAAGTGCTTGCTCAATTTGCCCAGACTGGTTCTATAAATTGCCTCGATTAGTGCGGTGACGGACGGACGCATTGTGTCGCAGAAATAAATTACTCCTATGATAACTTACAATATGTTTACTTCAATAGCTCTTCTATAACCGTTAACTaggtatttaaaaataaattaaaaataaaattaatttactTAAAATACACTCTCATGTAACACTTGCCCAAACGCTATACAACTTAAAACTTATATAGCACTTGCCAAATAAATGCTATGTtagtattaatttttaatttatacatATTGCATAGCATTGTTTTGAAAAACATTATGTAAGTTGCTTTCTTGCATAACACATAAAAAAGAGCTATTTAAGTAGTGTATCCTATATTCAAATTTGTAGGTGGGttaaatgaaaataaaattaaaaaaataagttATGTGGCTGTGATTTAATTTGGGAATGAAAATGTGTGGTTGAGATTAGATCTCAATTCTCACCAATAATATGAGTTCTCATTTGAgcaactatatatatataaatatatatatatatattagttatatgaccaaagtttcaaaaaaaataattttatttgatatGCTATTTTCACAGTCAAATAGCGGTTGACCTAATTATTTTGTCTCGGCTTGACTCCGCTCATTTTTGTTTGCGAACAATCTCGTATTCGGCTTATAAGTTAATGAGCTCGAACATTATTTTTGTACGATAAGAAATTTCGATTCGGCTCCGTTCGtgaaaagaaaaaataaaacTAAGTTCTATATGATAAAACTCGGCTCGACTAGGTTTTTGAACCGCTATATTCAAACATATTGAGTAATAAAATTGTGAGGAACCATATGAGACAACACCTTATAAATGTAGGGATTACACAATACAAAATATCAACGCTATCAAAATTCAAAAGTATAGTGTGACATGCATGTCACGTGTACACTTTTAAGATCCACACAAGTATCCTACGTATACAACATCTCAACCAATCAGCAACCAAGTTGAAGTCTGCTTTTGACCTAAACATCTGTGAATATCTCTGAGCAAGCCAACCTCCTTCACTCCTCTCTTTTTCTTCCCTTTCTAATACTCTGTCATGTGTATATCTCACATTTTgcacttttaaaaattattataacaCTAAGAACGATTCCTTGCTCAGATAACAAGACTGCCTTTCTCTTGTCTTCATGTATACAAGATTATTTGAGACAGCAGCATGTGTATGCCACTGTTAAACACTGTTAACTTCCACGTTTAGATTGAGTTTTGTGGTAATGTTAAATATGTGTCGACTGATATTCATGTTTACTTCCATTCATATTTTACCTTCTCATTTATTAGAATTTTTTTCTGTGATGATGGTAGCTAAGTTGGTTCAGTGAGC is a window of Apium graveolens cultivar Ventura chromosome 11, ASM990537v1, whole genome shotgun sequence DNA encoding:
- the LOC141698501 gene encoding uncharacterized protein LOC141698501 isoform X1 is translated as MSMLFRIVNSRSTDKEMEWLTSFIRMDYAGDAITDKGDIWRSWSKYFYGCCKASNGFAKAEEITQENRYSCIATSCGLNQQRTGVAIMVEERKRKMNWANYVEGGKHCT
- the LOC141698501 gene encoding O-fucosyltransferase 6-like isoform X2 — protein: MDYAGDAITDKGDIWRSWSKYFYGCCKASNGFAKAEEITQENRYSCIATSCGLNQQRTGVAIMVEERKRKMNWANYVEGGKHCT